ttaggacttaattgtgtttttcaaaagttttagggctcaattataatttcgtgataagttttagtattttcggTTCAGTTACGGTTAGTTTTAATATGTAAAGAtaagccaaaatgaaaaggtagTTTGGTCTTTCTTTTTACAAAGAATACAAGCCCAGCGATTTTTTTACCACGTAaactctaactctctctctctctctcttcttgaagaatctagtgttttttttttttaagtgttgtCAACATTCTACCATGCATGGAATCCACCCCCCGTTTTCCTTCTTGGATGAAGTTTTTCCTATcggaaatattttcaaaaaatcttaaacttatcgcattttttgacaaaatagtttggtaaatttgtctctaaacattttattttttgcaaaaattaatttatagtaAATCTTTGGATACTTTGcttttcaattgaatccatttagaatctagattttttttctttttttctaccaTGCATGAATCCACAGCGTTTTCCTTCTTACAAATTTTCCtatggaaattttttcaaaaatttaaccCTTGCTAtggacattttaattttgtcaattgaactttaaatttctagatactttgccaattgaatccattcggataatttttttcgaaaatagtcGACGTGAACGTGGATGTCGGATGTCCCACAACCGGCGGTAAtgtagacaatttttataattttttttttaaattcaagtttttcttcttctttttacttttttttttctttcggggTGATTGGCCGACCCTCGTTCAGTGGCCGAGATCTGCGAAGGGGGATCTTCGAAGTACCAAATTACGAAGAAAACTCAATAAAATGGAAGGGGGGATCTTCGAATTGCCGAGAGGGGTTTATCGTTCAATCCAAAAGCAGTAAATCCTATCGCGGATCCCACGCTAATTGCAagattgatttcatttttttttttaacgttttCCGTAATATGAAGGAACTCCATTTATGTTACGACACTTTATGCTACCGGCAGAATAACCCAAAGTAGCAGTCAGAGATAGGGAATaggttgatttttcttttttataaataaagcaGAGACTAATTTTTGTAGGATAAATTAATATTTCCACGCGTAAAATGGGCTAGCAATAAAGGGCACGATGACAACACCTTATATAATTTCTTTCTCggagcagaaatctgtttggttacgcaacttcatttttctacttctagggCATTTCTTTATAGCCACTTGACCAGAAATAGCGACAACCCCCAAGATCTTAGTGAGGCAACCAATGGAAACGAGATTCATCGAGGTTTGGCTTGATTATGCCTGCTCCTCTCTTCCGGCTCTAGCCGCCCAGATCATGCATAGTTCCTCCAGTTAAGCAGCGAGAGCGAGTGCCGCCTTATCACCAGTGCCGAAATCTCTATAACTAATCACGCTCTATATTGAGTAGTTCTTACCTCCAAatggccattttcatgccttgtACACACACAAAGCACAATAGATCCTCCCTCCAAAACTAGAAGCCGCACCTCTAGGTGTTTACAAATAGCGCCCCTTAGCACACTTTGTCTCTTTACCTAAACAAATGCCTTTCCTTTCCAAGGACAACCACTTCTCTCTCGTGTGTTTACGAATTGGTATTACAAGCTTCCGAAATAGATAGACTCGAGAAgctccaggaaaaaaaaaaaaaaatactcgatttctctttctttttttccgtcCGACTCTATTTCTTTTGGTCGACTTTTCTCCAATTTATAGAGCTCCGAATTCGTATGTTGCATTTGGATCATTTAGCGGCGAAGAACGGGcagaagtgtcaaaatttgtgtataatgctcactttaatgtccatttttttatcacttaagtgcccttttttttttttttataaaacaattatttaattgccaactccggtgagttttgccgaaaatcttacatggcacattttttttattaataacctAATCCTATGTCACTTGCCGAAGGtcaacagtaaaaaaaaataaaaaattaaaaaaatatttaaaaaataagctgatatcactaaaaaaaagttataaaagaaaagaaaaggcaaggtTGCACAGCCCTTGCCGCTGCAAATCAACCCAAAGCTTCCAAAATTTGATTCAAATGCTTAGATATCAAATCTTAGCTTCTGCATGATTTAAGTGTGAGCCTACATCAGACTTAAATGAGGCTATTAAATACTTGAATTAAGTTCTGTTacaatcaaaatatttcaagGACAATTCCCCATACAATGTCTTGATTCAGGttgcttttggaaaaaaaaaaaaaatacctttgtctccttcaatttggtcaatttagtcctaaacattttaacaatttgccaattgagttcttcctatcaattttggctgaatcGTGGGTGGTGTTCTCTGTAACCTGGacaattttataaatttttaaaactttatttttttttttatttccccttttCCAGGCCCGTCACCAACCCTTGCGAccaccattaaaaaagaaaagaaatgctaaAATATTCAGCTTTTTTGGaaagaaattgtaaaaatgTCACGTTAGGCCGGCACGGCTAGCATCCATGtagaattttcacaaaattggcgaactcaattggtaaattgtttgatttagattaaattaacaaattaaagaatttagttcacatttttttagtaatttctccACCTTTGCGGGTAGCCCCACTAGGGTCCATGGTTACTGGTTAGTGTAATATTGTTCATTCTAGTCACCCTTCACGAGCACTTGCATGACTTATATGCTGTATGTATATTGCGAAATCATGCGTTAGTGAAATCATGCTCCATCACTAACACATCCCCACTTAAGTAGCATAGATACCGATACACGACACGATACTTTGCTactgtcattttttaaaaaatagagaatttcgacaagtcgggacacgttgtatattaaaaatACACATAATAaattgtcatatatatatatatatatatatatatatcggctAGGGATTctcgattagtttttttttttttttttgctggttgggtataataatttgaaaattgctgggtatatgatttaagtatatatatttttataaattcatattttgatccctaatttattaaaaatgcttaaaattgacaatGTTCGTGTCGAAATGGCATGTCGAGATACTGGACTCGAGTGTCACCGGCATGTCTAGAGCGCTGGTCACATGTCGATCACTTATCGAATATGACACGAAGGCTTTAGAATAGTGTCGATGCTTCCTAGATCCCCATCCTTGACCCTCTTTGAGAAGGTGGAGAATCGAACTCACCAACTCTTCCTTCTCAAGTGGGAAGGATGGTCACCGGGGCAACAACCTTCCCACCGGTCATACAAGATAAAGAgatattgtaattaattataaaaGAGCTTTTACCTTGATAGTTTGACaatatcattattattttttaccctacgattttttaattaattagcattttatgcaaaatacatgGTGATGGAGGTGTGAATTTACGGTAAGGAATAACTGACGATATTTTTATACTGTCACGAAAGCATTTTTCTTGATAATATAAGTCGTATTGCGTGTATTGGGTGTTCATGGCCTTGGCAAGAACAGAATCAAGCCAACGAAAACGCAGGGGGAGCTTAatgaaatcacatcaaatcaagcaagtaggaaaggtaaaaaaaaaaaaaaacaaaaacaaacaaacagggGATGAAATGAAGTGAAGGCCAGGCGCAAAGAGACGGTAAGAGATTTGAAAGGGACAGGTGGCTGAGCTGCACCAAGCAGGGTCGTTGGGGTGGCTCCGTCCGccaccctccctctctctcctccctttttctttaCGTCACAGCTACATTTTTTCCAATATATTTAACCCATAGTCGTATGTATTTCTTTAAAGCGAACTAACCCaggtgaatctctctctctctctctctctctctctctctctgtctctctccttaGTCTGTCCATTAGTCAACCaactccttccttcttccttaaACTTCCCTCTCTCACTGTTGGATACAAACACCATTTCAGTTTGCATCAGGAAAAGAGCCTTCCAATCCAGTTCCACGCATACCCACCGCCATGGCTCTGCTCAGAGCCCTGCTTCTGTTGTTTGCATTGGCCGCGTGCTCTGTTTGTCGGGGTCACTTCATAGTGGAGAAGAGCAGCATCAAGGTTGTCTCGCCGCCGGCTCTGAGGTCGAAGCGGGATGGAGCCATCGGCAACTTCGGAGTGCCCAAGTATGGAGGCACCCTGGTTGGCTCCGTGGCCTATCCTGGCAAGGGTGTTTCCGACGGTTGTGAGGCCTTTGATGGCGATAAGCCCTTTAAGTTCGAGCCCCTTCGACCCACCATCCTCCTCCTTGACCGTGGAGGTAGCTACTCTTTCTCTCGAATTCCTTAGATGGGTCCGTGTACTTCCTTTCTGTGTTGTTGTTGCTTAGACTGGTTGTGTGGGATCATAGTACTTTGCCGGCTTGAAAAGATTGATTCCATTTGGTTTGTTTCAACGTTGATAGACATCAGAAAGACAGATCCTGTTCTTGATTTCGGTGGACAGTTCTGTTTGGCACGGCTCGTGGCTTTGATGCTAAGACAAACTTCTTGAATTCAATCCTGCTTCAGGTTGCTATTTCGCGAAGAAAGTGTGGAACGGCCAGCAGGCTGGAGCTGCCGCAGTGCTGGTCGCTGATAACATAGATGAGCCTTTGATAACCATGGATTCACCCATGGAGAGCACCGATGCTGATGGATACATCGAGAAGATTGGAATCCCATCGGCTCTTATAGAGAGGTCGTTCGGGGAGAGCTTGAAGCAAGCGTTGAATAAAGATGAACATGTCATAATAGAACTGGACTGGAGAGAGTCGATGCCTCACCCTGACGAGAGAGTCGAGTATGAGTTCTGGACCAATAGCAATGACGAGTGCGGGATACGATGCGAAGAGCAGATGAACTTCGTGAAGAATTTCAAGGGCCATGCCCAGATCCTCGAGAAGGGCGGTTACACTTTGTTCACGCCGCACTATATCACTTGGTACTGTCCTCGAGCTTTTACCGAGAGTGGCCAATGCAAGTCTCAGTGCATAAACCGTGGGAGATACTGCGCGCCAGACCCGGAGCAGGACTTTGGGGAGGGATATGATGGAAAGGATGTGGTGCTTGAGAACTTGAGGCAACTCTGTGTTCATCGAGTTGCAAAGGAGAGCAACCGCTCCTGGGTTTGGTGGGATTATGTGACCGATTTCCACATCAGATGTTccatgaaggaaaagaaatacaGCAAACATTGCGGGGAGGATGTGATCAAATCACTTGGTGAGTTCTGTTCTTGGCAATTATTCAGTTTTTTTCGCTTCTGTGACTCTAATTGCGAATGAGCTCGACTATTTGGCCAGGTTTGCCTATTGATAAGATTAAAAGATGCATGGGGGATCCTGAAGCTGATGTTGAAAATGAAGTCCTGAAAACTGAGCAGGAGGTCCAGGTACCGCTTAGTCTTTGCTCCTCTTTTCACAGTGCGTGAGAAATAAGTAGATCTTTCGAAATTATCTCTAGAGCTAATTTAAAGACCAAAATGCTAACCAGGTTTTCTAATTCTCTCCATTCGTGTAACTGATATTCAGGTTGGCCGAGGATCTCGAGGTGATGTCACCATATTGCCGACGCTAGTCATCAACAATGTTCAATATCGAGGTTTGTTTTGCAATTCTAGGTGTTACAGTGTGACAAAATATTGAATTTGTGTGTTCTTCCCAATTGCTTGTCTAATGATTCTGTTTGCATTGCTCTCCTGTATCAATAGCTACAGACTGAATCGATATCTATGCTTTCCCAGTGTC
This sequence is a window from Rhodamnia argentea isolate NSW1041297 chromosome 3, ASM2092103v1, whole genome shotgun sequence. Protein-coding genes within it:
- the LOC115754986 gene encoding vacuolar-sorting receptor 6, yielding MALLRALLLLFALAACSVCRGHFIVEKSSIKVVSPPALRSKRDGAIGNFGVPKYGGTLVGSVAYPGKGVSDGCEAFDGDKPFKFEPLRPTILLLDRGGCYFAKKVWNGQQAGAAAVLVADNIDEPLITMDSPMESTDADGYIEKIGIPSALIERSFGESLKQALNKDEHVIIELDWRESMPHPDERVEYEFWTNSNDECGIRCEEQMNFVKNFKGHAQILEKGGYTLFTPHYITWYCPRAFTESGQCKSQCINRGRYCAPDPEQDFGEGYDGKDVVLENLRQLCVHRVAKESNRSWVWWDYVTDFHIRCSMKEKKYSKHCGEDVIKSLGLPIDKIKRCMGDPEADVENEVLKTEQEVQVGRGSRGDVTILPTLVINNVQYRGKLERTAVLKALCAGFKEGTDPPVCLSADLETNECLYSSGGCWWDVQSNVTACRDTFRGRVCECPNVQGVQYKGDGYISCEAFGPGRCAISNGGCWSDSNKGITFSACSESQLSGCSCPPGFRGDGHKCEDVDECKERSACQCDGCSCKNTWGGYACKCKGNHIYIAQHDTCIERNGSRLGWFVTVLVLAAVAGVATAGYIFYKYRLRSYMDSEIMAIMSQYMPLDNDHPPEVQTDVQPLRGRTTV